One genomic region from Solwaraspora sp. WMMD792 encodes:
- the deoC gene encoding deoxyribose-phosphate aldolase: MAAVSTPAPARHDLAEVGRNAATLRSFLHGLPGVDEVGARQRAATLGTRSIKTTAKAWAIDLAVRMVDLTTLEGADTPGKVRALCAKARRPDPTDPDCPPVAAVCVYPSMVPTAAEALTGSGVHLASVATAFPSGQAPLEVKLADTRAAVAAGADEIDMVINRGAFLAGRYEQVYAEIVAVKQACGDAHLKVILETGELATYDNVRRASWLAMLAGGDFIKTSTGKVPVAATLPVTLIMLEAVRDFYAATGRRIGVKPAGGIRTTKDAIKYLVLVNETAGDEWLTPDLFRFGASTLLNDLLMQRSKLHTGVYSGPDYVTLD, encoded by the coding sequence ATGGCAGCGGTGAGCACCCCGGCACCCGCGCGCCACGATCTGGCCGAGGTGGGGCGGAACGCGGCAACCCTGCGTAGCTTCCTGCACGGGCTGCCCGGCGTCGATGAGGTCGGCGCGCGGCAGCGGGCCGCGACGCTCGGCACCCGGTCGATCAAGACGACGGCCAAGGCGTGGGCGATCGACCTGGCCGTCCGGATGGTCGATCTGACCACCCTCGAAGGCGCCGACACCCCCGGCAAGGTACGCGCGTTGTGCGCCAAGGCCCGCCGCCCCGACCCGACCGACCCGGACTGCCCACCGGTCGCCGCGGTCTGCGTCTACCCGTCGATGGTGCCGACCGCCGCCGAGGCGCTCACCGGCTCCGGCGTGCACCTGGCCAGCGTGGCCACCGCCTTCCCGTCCGGGCAGGCGCCGCTGGAGGTGAAGCTGGCCGACACCCGGGCGGCAGTCGCCGCCGGCGCCGACGAGATCGACATGGTGATCAACCGGGGGGCGTTCCTCGCCGGCCGCTACGAGCAGGTGTACGCCGAGATCGTCGCGGTCAAGCAGGCCTGCGGCGACGCCCATCTCAAGGTCATCCTGGAGACCGGGGAGCTGGCCACCTACGACAACGTGCGCCGCGCCTCCTGGCTGGCGATGCTGGCCGGCGGCGACTTCATCAAGACCTCCACCGGCAAGGTGCCGGTCGCCGCGACCCTGCCCGTCACCCTGATCATGCTGGAGGCGGTACGGGACTTCTACGCCGCCACCGGGCGGCGGATCGGCGTCAAGCCGGCCGGCGGCATCCGCACCACCAAGGACGCGATCAAGTACCTGGTGCTGGTCAACGAGACCGCCGGCGACGAGTGGCTCACCCCCGACCTGTTCCGGTTCGGCGCTTCCACCCTGCTCAACGACCTGCTGATGCAGCGGTCGAAGCTGCACACCGGGGTCTACTCCGGTCCCGACTACGTCACCCTGGACTGA
- a CDS encoding glycosyltransferase: protein MRAVHFTDTYLPRRDGVVTSLRTLAAASAAAGHPGLIVVPRHPDQPTEADVLRLRALPCGVADLRLSPWLLRGAAATGTIAEIAAHAPDVVHVHTPGPVGLLGVLTARRLGLPLVQTYHTDLHAYADAYRVPARALSAGVRLYARRLGVPRPAAAPAGHARDHRPMASGAVARRRAAMDATNTLLLGGADAVVVPTRAVLDRIHLPVPADRVHLVPTGVAARRTTADEINAFRYGHGITPSDRVVLYVGRINREKGIDLLITAFERVLVGCPTARLVLVGALYEPRWLAALLRTIDPRVAARITLTGQQGPEVVAAAYGAAEVFAFASQTDTQALVLQEAGLAGVPVVLVDRALHAHGALAGAALRTEPQPGALAGGVLRLLLDPDTARRQAAAAAARCAEHTPARYAEAIREVYASAAGLASRFNDRGRTRR from the coding sequence GTGCGAGCAGTGCACTTCACCGACACGTACCTGCCCCGCCGCGACGGGGTGGTCACCTCGCTGCGGACTCTCGCGGCGGCGTCGGCCGCCGCCGGGCATCCCGGCCTGATCGTGGTGCCCCGGCACCCGGACCAGCCGACCGAGGCGGACGTGCTGCGGCTACGTGCGCTGCCCTGCGGAGTCGCCGACCTGCGGTTGTCGCCGTGGCTGCTGCGCGGCGCCGCCGCCACCGGCACCATCGCCGAGATCGCCGCCCACGCCCCGGACGTGGTGCACGTGCACACCCCCGGACCGGTCGGGCTGCTCGGCGTCCTCACCGCCCGCCGGCTCGGTCTGCCGCTGGTCCAGACCTACCACACCGACCTGCACGCGTACGCCGACGCGTACCGGGTGCCGGCCCGTGCGCTCAGCGCCGGCGTCCGGCTGTACGCCCGCCGGCTCGGCGTACCCCGCCCGGCGGCGGCACCGGCCGGCCACGCCCGTGACCACCGGCCGATGGCCAGCGGCGCCGTCGCCCGCCGCCGGGCCGCCATGGACGCCACCAACACCCTGCTGCTCGGCGGCGCCGACGCGGTGGTGGTGCCGACCCGGGCGGTGCTGGACCGAATCCACCTGCCGGTGCCCGCCGACCGGGTGCACCTGGTGCCGACCGGGGTCGCGGCCCGCCGCACCACCGCCGACGAGATCAACGCCTTCCGGTACGGCCACGGCATCACGCCCAGCGACCGGGTGGTCCTCTACGTGGGTCGGATCAACCGGGAGAAGGGCATCGACCTGCTGATCACCGCGTTCGAGCGGGTGCTGGTCGGCTGCCCGACCGCCCGGCTGGTGCTGGTCGGTGCCCTGTACGAGCCGCGCTGGCTGGCCGCGCTGCTGCGCACCATCGACCCTCGGGTGGCTGCCCGGATCACCCTCACCGGCCAGCAGGGTCCGGAGGTGGTGGCTGCGGCGTACGGGGCCGCCGAGGTGTTCGCGTTCGCCTCGCAGACCGACACCCAGGCATTGGTCCTGCAGGAAGCCGGCCTGGCCGGGGTGCCGGTGGTACTTGTCGACCGGGCGTTGCACGCGCACGGCGCGCTTGCCGGCGCCGCACTGCGCACCGAGCCGCAGCCGGGTGCGCTGGCCGGCGGGGTGCTGCGGCTGCTGCTCGACCCGGACACGGCCCGCCGGCAGGCGGCCGCGGCGGCGGCCCGCTGCGCCGAACACACCCCGGCCCGCTACGCCGAGGCGATCCGTGAGGTGTATGCGTCGGCCGCCGGGCTGGCGAGTAGGTTCAACGACCGTGGACGTACTCGTCGTTGA
- a CDS encoding GntR family transcriptional regulator — MAGYREIAADLREAIAAGEYAPGAQIPTEHALAERYGVSRETVRRALAELRAAGVLESARAAGTRVAAPPVRLALARYAAVADPARTRANLGPWETACADQGIDGSVEVVSVEEAIPAPPGVAARLALPAGASMVLRRRRHLMDGRVVQLHESWMPRDLVAGTALAGQGKVVGGVYAALAAAGMRPATASEELSARPAALAEQSDLGLAAVGWVLELWRTTRDVTGRPLEALQVVSDARRVTYVYDDLPIRGER; from the coding sequence ATGGCGGGCTATCGGGAGATCGCAGCGGACCTCCGCGAGGCGATCGCGGCGGGCGAGTACGCGCCCGGCGCCCAGATCCCGACCGAGCACGCCCTGGCAGAGCGGTACGGCGTGTCACGGGAGACGGTGCGTCGGGCACTGGCCGAACTGCGCGCCGCCGGCGTACTCGAGTCGGCCCGGGCCGCAGGAACGCGAGTCGCGGCGCCACCGGTGCGGCTGGCGCTGGCGCGGTACGCAGCCGTCGCCGACCCCGCCCGCACTCGGGCGAACCTCGGCCCGTGGGAGACCGCCTGCGCCGACCAGGGCATCGACGGGTCGGTGGAAGTCGTATCGGTCGAGGAGGCCATACCTGCACCACCCGGCGTAGCCGCGCGGCTGGCTCTGCCTGCCGGCGCCTCAATGGTGCTGCGCCGCCGTCGCCACTTGATGGACGGCCGTGTCGTCCAGCTGCATGAGTCGTGGATGCCGCGTGACCTGGTGGCGGGCACGGCGCTCGCCGGGCAGGGCAAGGTGGTCGGCGGCGTGTACGCCGCGTTGGCCGCTGCCGGCATGCGGCCGGCGACCGCGAGCGAGGAGCTGTCGGCGCGGCCTGCTGCGTTGGCCGAGCAATCGGACCTGGGCTTGGCGGCGGTGGGCTGGGTGCTTGAGCTGTGGCGCACGACGCGAGACGTCACCGGCCGGCCGCTGGAGGCGTTGCAGGTGGTGTCGGATGCCCGCCGGGTGACGTACGTGTACGACGATCTGCCGATACGGGGCGAGAGGTGA
- a CDS encoding peptidoglycan recognition family protein, translated as MARWTDLATWRGPTVNSGNGTGKPDEPADRLDAHHGVVVHIAAGYFDGTITWQRNPASRVSSHFIVAKDGRIAQMVDTDIRAWTQRAGNRTWLSIENEGFLPDPLTPPQLESNAQLLARAHTEHGVRLQIASSPDGRGLGHHSMGAENGYDWGHSQCPGPAIVAQKPAIVARAKQIVEGDDVISEEDLRRIAIAVNGWIYPKDGPALHTAARGAAADAARAVRDVATLRVEVREALGRDWVDEDAIIAGVLTGLAARPPEEAATALVAVLGEERAAALGRALLATN; from the coding sequence TTGGCCAGATGGACAGACCTCGCCACCTGGCGTGGCCCTACCGTGAACAGCGGCAACGGCACCGGCAAACCCGACGAGCCGGCGGACCGCCTGGACGCGCATCACGGCGTCGTGGTGCACATCGCCGCCGGATACTTCGACGGCACCATCACCTGGCAGCGCAACCCGGCGTCGCGGGTGTCGTCGCACTTCATCGTGGCCAAGGACGGCCGGATCGCACAGATGGTCGACACCGACATCCGGGCATGGACCCAGCGGGCCGGCAACCGCACCTGGCTCAGCATCGAGAACGAAGGCTTCCTGCCGGACCCGCTGACCCCGCCGCAACTGGAGTCGAACGCCCAGCTGTTGGCCCGTGCCCACACCGAGCACGGTGTGCGGCTGCAGATCGCGTCGTCCCCTGACGGCCGCGGTCTCGGCCACCACAGCATGGGCGCCGAGAACGGATACGACTGGGGACACAGCCAATGCCCGGGGCCGGCGATCGTTGCCCAGAAGCCGGCGATCGTGGCCAGGGCGAAGCAAATCGTCGAAGGAGATGACGTGATCAGTGAGGAAGACCTCCGCAGGATCGCTATCGCGGTCAACGGCTGGATTTACCCCAAGGATGGGCCGGCGCTGCACACGGCGGCCCGTGGTGCCGCCGCTGATGCCGCGAGAGCGGTTCGTGACGTCGCAACCCTGCGGGTGGAGGTGCGGGAGGCGCTCGGCCGGGACTGGGTCGACGAGGACGCCATCATCGCCGGGGTGCTGACCGGGCTCGCCGCCCGGCCACCGGAGGAAGCGGCGACCGCCCTGGTCGCGGTCCTCGGCGAGGAGCGCGCCGCCGCGCTCGGCCGGGCGCTGCTCGCCACCAACTGA
- a CDS encoding phage tail tape measure protein produces MATLADLMVKIGVDAGGVEKGTKAIRSTFNRTWQAVKKSAAIGAVAIGATLAVGIAGAMDLDRARAQLEARLGDPVLAAKVGDVAGEVYGRGFAASAADAMAATRAVLSSGLVPDGDAAKLEDLTVRTQAYATAWGVDVAAAAQYASTLIGSGLARDATHALDLITAASRRVPEALVPDVLEVADEYSQFFRAVGFSGEQTFALLTDAATKGKWGLDKTGDAIKEMTLLATEMSDSTKTAYESIGLDAHKMSNDLLAGGDRAQAAFQKIVGGLASIKDPTSQAEQAIALFGAPLEDLNKSDIPQFLQSMASVGDGLETVAGASDSAGAALEGSASQRLDNFRRKAELALVTTLADAVPYIEATFGWLQKNSDWVVPLATGLGILATAIALVVIAVKIWTAVQTAWGIVMATTLGPVLLIIAGVALLVAVIVWIATQTTWFQDLWSVIWTAIVAVVKWAVDWIVTGWTWLFDTVITLAKLWWTVFSTVWITIGKFFIALFKTWWGIFSGFWKGVGRIAVAMWNEIQSRIDRFVAFFKGLPGKLSRGARGMFDGLKTAFRTALNWLIARWNNFSLTLGGGSVLGLDIPSVTLSTPNIPYLADGGIVPATPGGRLAVIGEGRYDEAVVPLPRGARDLDGGGGDTTVLFEGDGSRLMALLLEIIRELVRVKGRGNVQLAFGQRGAR; encoded by the coding sequence GTGGCGACTCTGGCGGACCTCATGGTCAAGATCGGCGTCGACGCCGGCGGCGTTGAGAAAGGCACCAAAGCGATCCGGTCGACGTTCAACCGGACGTGGCAGGCGGTCAAGAAGTCCGCTGCGATCGGCGCGGTCGCGATCGGCGCCACCCTCGCCGTCGGCATCGCCGGCGCGATGGACCTGGACCGGGCCCGCGCACAGCTGGAGGCCCGGCTGGGTGATCCGGTGCTCGCGGCGAAGGTGGGTGATGTCGCCGGCGAGGTCTACGGGAGAGGCTTCGCGGCCAGCGCTGCCGACGCGATGGCCGCGACCAGGGCCGTGCTGTCGTCCGGACTGGTGCCGGACGGGGACGCCGCGAAGCTGGAGGACCTGACCGTACGGACCCAGGCGTACGCGACGGCGTGGGGCGTCGACGTCGCAGCGGCCGCGCAGTACGCCTCCACGTTGATCGGGTCCGGGCTGGCGCGGGACGCGACGCACGCCCTGGACCTCATCACCGCGGCGAGCCGGCGCGTACCGGAGGCACTGGTGCCGGACGTGTTGGAGGTCGCCGACGAGTACAGCCAGTTCTTCCGTGCGGTCGGGTTCAGCGGTGAGCAGACGTTCGCGCTGCTGACCGACGCCGCGACCAAGGGCAAGTGGGGTCTGGACAAGACCGGCGACGCCATCAAAGAGATGACGCTCCTGGCCACCGAGATGTCCGACTCGACGAAGACCGCGTACGAGTCGATCGGGCTCGACGCGCACAAGATGTCGAACGACCTGTTGGCCGGTGGTGACCGCGCCCAGGCCGCGTTTCAGAAGATCGTCGGCGGACTGGCGTCCATCAAGGACCCGACCAGCCAGGCAGAGCAGGCGATCGCGCTGTTCGGCGCGCCGTTGGAGGACCTCAACAAGTCGGACATCCCGCAGTTTCTGCAGTCGATGGCGTCGGTGGGTGACGGCCTGGAGACCGTGGCCGGGGCGAGCGACTCGGCCGGTGCCGCGCTGGAGGGCTCGGCCAGCCAGCGACTCGACAACTTCCGCCGGAAGGCCGAACTGGCCCTGGTCACCACGCTGGCCGATGCCGTGCCGTACATCGAAGCCACCTTCGGCTGGCTGCAGAAAAACTCGGACTGGGTGGTGCCGTTGGCGACCGGCCTCGGCATTCTCGCTACGGCGATCGCGCTCGTTGTTATCGCGGTCAAGATTTGGACGGCGGTGCAGACCGCGTGGGGCATCGTGATGGCGACGACCCTCGGCCCCGTCCTGCTGATCATCGCCGGTGTCGCTCTGTTGGTCGCAGTGATCGTGTGGATCGCGACGCAGACGACGTGGTTCCAGGACCTGTGGTCGGTCATCTGGACGGCGATCGTGGCGGTCGTGAAGTGGGCGGTCGACTGGATCGTCACGGGCTGGACGTGGCTGTTCGATACCGTGATCACCCTCGCCAAGCTGTGGTGGACGGTCTTCTCCACCGTTTGGATCACGATCGGGAAGTTCTTTATCGCCTTGTTTAAGACGTGGTGGGGCATCTTCTCCGGCTTTTGGAAGGGTGTCGGCCGGATCGCGGTCGCGATGTGGAACGAGATCCAGTCGAGGATCGACCGGTTCGTTGCATTCTTCAAAGGACTCCCCGGCAAATTGTCGCGCGGCGCGCGGGGCATGTTCGACGGGCTGAAGACGGCGTTCCGCACTGCCCTGAACTGGCTGATCGCCCGGTGGAACAACTTCTCGCTGACGTTGGGTGGTGGGTCGGTCCTCGGCCTGGACATCCCGTCGGTGACCCTGTCGACGCCGAACATCCCGTACCTGGCCGATGGTGGGATCGTGCCGGCGACGCCGGGTGGCCGGCTGGCGGTGATCGGTGAGGGCCGGTACGACGAGGCGGTGGTGCCGTTGCCGCGCGGTGCCCGCGACCTGGACGGTGGCGGCGGGGACACGACGGTCCTGTTCGAGGGCGACGGCAGCCGACTGATGGCCCTGTTGTTGGAGATCATCCGGGAGCTGGTGCGGGTCAAGGGTCGCGGGAACGTGCAGTTGGCGTTCGGGCAGCGGGGTGCCCGGTGA
- a CDS encoding DUF4035 domain-containing protein, whose amino-acid sequence MDSREVAGWMAYERVTGPLGPARGDIQAAIVASTIANSNRGKRGKRYRPEDFIPEWDRPEAAAGPQDEHDHLRLIKQLNAQMGGRTRRGGDPGGDSGGPHGQDRRRRRRR is encoded by the coding sequence ATGGACTCGCGCGAGGTCGCCGGGTGGATGGCGTACGAGCGGGTGACCGGGCCGCTCGGCCCGGCCCGCGGCGACATCCAGGCCGCCATCGTGGCGTCGACCATCGCGAACTCGAACCGGGGCAAACGCGGGAAGCGGTACCGGCCGGAGGACTTCATTCCGGAATGGGACCGCCCGGAGGCGGCCGCCGGCCCGCAGGACGAGCACGACCACCTGCGGCTGATCAAACAACTCAACGCCCAGATGGGCGGCCGTACACGTCGAGGAGGTGACCCGGGTGGCGACTCTGGCGGACCTCATGGTCAAGATCGGCGTCGACGCCGGCGGCGTTGA
- a CDS encoding phage tail tube protein, with protein sequence MSGLDAFGTQFKRGDGATPTEAFTAIANVTSISGPARTRETIDVTAHDSPDGWMQFVGSLKDGGEVSLEINYDPTEATHDLDDDFDDDQPRNYQIVILPDTADEHTWDLAGILTELGDEFPYDDKMGRSLTVKISGKPTLTPTGS encoded by the coding sequence GTGTCTGGACTTGACGCGTTCGGCACCCAGTTCAAGCGCGGGGACGGTGCCACGCCGACCGAGGCGTTCACCGCCATCGCCAACGTGACCAGCATTTCCGGGCCGGCGCGGACGCGGGAGACGATCGACGTCACCGCCCACGACAGCCCGGACGGGTGGATGCAGTTCGTCGGCAGCCTCAAGGACGGCGGCGAGGTCAGCCTTGAGATCAACTACGACCCGACCGAGGCGACGCACGACCTGGACGACGACTTCGACGACGACCAGCCGCGGAACTACCAGATCGTGATCCTGCCGGACACGGCAGACGAACACACGTGGGACCTCGCCGGCATCCTCACCGAGCTGGGCGACGAGTTCCCGTACGACGACAAGATGGGCCGCAGTCTGACCGTCAAGATCAGCGGCAAGCCGACCCTCACCCCGACCGGGAGCTGA
- a CDS encoding DUF4082 domain-containing protein encodes MAVGWSGADPQEAADPEDYELGSRQQANEPITLTHVRVWAGENEIDYPGRVGKIWTTSGVLLASAVMPTSLPVGWSTHELSSPVERLAGEQYVVSYPTGGNYGVLVDALDDAVVSADGAVTTLSSAAVPNGVYNENPGSFPSLSVGNWYGVDVAYDLGVASGTAPTITAVDVASDGLQVEVTITATDPDGLDDATYRVDWGDGTTTSGSTPILTHAYATFGVKAILARVTDAGGLSGYAAAAVDVQAAPGDGSQSPIHPVQAAIHARLTGDNTLMGMVTGVWDQVPEPAVKPYVRIGDHLSIPDNDHGGFGRNITVTVHVWTEARGNADGQAIARRIGVLLDHRPRELTVTGHRVVSIRNEFDQAVPTTDPQVRHHVIRFRIITSQVEE; translated from the coding sequence ATGGCGGTCGGCTGGTCCGGCGCCGACCCGCAGGAGGCCGCCGACCCGGAAGACTACGAGCTCGGCAGCAGGCAGCAGGCGAACGAGCCGATCACCCTGACGCACGTGCGGGTGTGGGCCGGCGAGAACGAGATCGACTACCCCGGCCGGGTCGGCAAGATCTGGACCACGAGCGGGGTGCTCCTCGCCTCGGCGGTGATGCCGACCAGTCTCCCGGTGGGCTGGTCGACGCACGAACTGTCGTCACCGGTGGAGCGCCTCGCCGGCGAACAGTACGTGGTGTCCTACCCGACAGGTGGGAATTACGGGGTACTCGTCGACGCCCTGGACGACGCCGTGGTGTCGGCCGACGGTGCCGTGACGACGCTGTCCAGCGCTGCGGTGCCGAACGGTGTCTACAACGAAAACCCGGGATCGTTCCCGTCGCTGTCGGTCGGGAACTGGTACGGCGTCGACGTCGCGTACGACCTGGGTGTGGCGTCGGGGACGGCGCCGACGATCACCGCGGTGGACGTGGCGTCGGACGGTCTGCAGGTCGAGGTGACGATCACCGCGACCGACCCGGACGGCCTGGACGACGCCACCTACCGGGTCGACTGGGGCGACGGCACCACCACGTCCGGGTCGACCCCGATCCTCACGCACGCCTACGCCACGTTTGGCGTGAAGGCGATCCTGGCCCGGGTCACCGACGCCGGTGGGCTGTCCGGGTACGCGGCGGCCGCCGTCGACGTGCAGGCCGCACCCGGGGACGGGTCGCAGTCGCCGATCCACCCGGTGCAGGCCGCGATCCACGCCCGGCTGACCGGCGACAACACGCTGATGGGCATGGTCACCGGCGTGTGGGACCAGGTCCCCGAGCCGGCGGTGAAGCCGTACGTGCGGATCGGTGACCACCTGTCCATCCCGGACAACGACCATGGCGGGTTCGGCCGGAACATCACCGTCACCGTGCACGTGTGGACCGAGGCGCGGGGTAACGCCGATGGGCAGGCGATCGCCCGGCGGATCGGGGTGCTGCTGGATCACCGGCCGCGTGAGCTGACGGTGACCGGGCACCGGGTGGTGTCGATCCGCAACGAGTTCGACCAGGCGGTGCCGACCACGGACCCGCAGGTGCGTCATCACGTGATCCGGTTCCGGATCATCACATCGCAGGTAGAGGAGTAG
- a CDS encoding HK97-gp10 family putative phage morphogenesis protein, producing the protein MARDTTVSVAGMDLLGRRLDRMPAAVQEGARRAVIGETRETADDMREGAPRDTGALAESVQEEIDAGGLTGRAVATARHATFVEHGTEDTPEQPFAQPAAERARRRFPRRVKKETGVSLRKLAR; encoded by the coding sequence GTGGCGCGTGACACGACGGTGTCGGTCGCCGGGATGGATCTGCTCGGCCGCCGCCTGGACCGGATGCCGGCAGCGGTGCAGGAGGGTGCCCGGCGGGCGGTTATCGGGGAGACGCGGGAGACGGCCGACGACATGCGTGAGGGCGCGCCCCGGGACACCGGCGCCCTGGCCGAGTCGGTGCAGGAGGAGATCGACGCCGGCGGGCTGACCGGCCGGGCGGTGGCCACGGCACGGCATGCGACGTTCGTCGAGCACGGCACCGAGGACACCCCGGAACAGCCGTTCGCGCAGCCGGCCGCCGAGCGGGCCCGGCGGCGGTTCCCGCGCAGGGTGAAGAAGGAGACGGGCGTGTCGCTGCGGAAGCTGGCCCGCTGA
- a CDS encoding histone-like nucleoid-structuring protein Lsr2 has protein sequence MIAVRTGTVTIGGSRRMVRRGQHTAHQAHPIVAEHPKLWGPLTVDYPAAGGDPAAEVDRVRAYARTVLLMRDHLAAVAATLVEAAVGHRDGLPAEVADAVDRVDEVLRHDPDAYAVGTPPEPGPAGAGQPDPATDDGTRDEAAAAEPAAPDLAGSELTAADRAKIRAWATGQGLPVPRRGKIPADLVDAYRQAHSG, from the coding sequence ATGATCGCGGTGCGGACCGGCACCGTGACGATCGGCGGGAGCCGGCGGATGGTCCGCCGAGGGCAGCACACCGCCCACCAGGCCCATCCGATCGTGGCCGAACACCCGAAACTGTGGGGCCCGCTGACCGTGGACTACCCGGCCGCCGGCGGTGACCCGGCGGCCGAGGTGGACCGGGTCCGCGCGTACGCCCGGACGGTGCTGCTGATGCGGGACCACCTGGCGGCGGTCGCGGCCACCCTGGTCGAGGCTGCCGTCGGCCACCGCGACGGCCTGCCCGCCGAGGTGGCCGACGCGGTGGACCGGGTCGACGAGGTGCTGCGCCACGACCCTGACGCGTACGCGGTCGGCACACCGCCGGAGCCAGGCCCGGCCGGTGCCGGCCAGCCCGACCCGGCAACCGACGACGGCACCCGGGACGAGGCGGCCGCCGCCGAGCCGGCCGCCCCGGACCTGGCCGGGTCGGAGCTGACCGCCGCCGACCGGGCCAAGATCCGGGCGTGGGCCACCGGGCAGGGTCTGCCGGTGCCCCGGCGGGGGAAGATCCCGGCCGACCTGGTCGACGCGTACCGGCAGGCGCACAGTGGATAG
- a CDS encoding head-tail adaptor protein: MIPIGTHDLPRQLAVWRPQLVDDGAGGQTVTHAQVGVVWARVPQPSTAERVAAAQAGAGHTTPLYLRPDADVARGDELRGGGQVWRVTSTVVPSEPAYLRADCEWVQSEPPSEETS, from the coding sequence GTGATCCCGATCGGCACGCACGACCTGCCCCGTCAGCTGGCGGTGTGGCGGCCGCAGCTGGTCGACGACGGCGCCGGCGGGCAGACCGTCACCCATGCGCAGGTGGGTGTGGTGTGGGCGCGGGTGCCGCAGCCGTCGACGGCCGAGCGGGTCGCGGCCGCGCAGGCCGGCGCGGGGCACACCACACCGCTGTATCTGCGGCCGGACGCCGACGTGGCCCGGGGTGACGAGCTGCGCGGCGGCGGCCAGGTGTGGCGGGTGACGTCGACCGTCGTCCCGTCCGAGCCCGCGTACCTACGCGCGGACTGCGAGTGGGTCCAGTCAGAGCCACCGAGTGAGGAGACGTCGTGA
- a CDS encoding nitroreductase family protein, translating to MTDPYQARYLAHQRRKAGVLAEVLAERHSTRRFADRDVTAAELDPVLAAAERAPSSCDRRGVGVTVVRDRDDKALLGGLLVGGVGWVHRAPVVLLLYGDPLAYKAAGEAVFMPYLDAGVMVGHLWLAAAAGGLAACYVNPNVRPVDREHFAFRFGAGIFCGALAVGWPHVPPPDWVGDTS from the coding sequence ATGACGGACCCGTACCAGGCCCGTTATCTGGCGCATCAGCGCCGTAAGGCCGGGGTCCTCGCCGAGGTCCTGGCCGAGCGGCACTCGACGCGCCGGTTCGCGGACCGGGACGTCACGGCCGCCGAGTTGGACCCGGTTCTGGCCGCCGCCGAGCGTGCCCCGTCGTCGTGTGACCGGCGTGGGGTGGGTGTGACGGTGGTCCGGGACCGGGACGACAAGGCCCTGCTGGGCGGGCTGCTCGTGGGCGGGGTCGGCTGGGTGCATCGGGCGCCGGTGGTGCTGCTGCTGTACGGCGACCCGCTGGCGTACAAGGCGGCCGGTGAGGCGGTGTTCATGCCGTACCTGGACGCCGGCGTGATGGTCGGTCACCTGTGGCTGGCGGCGGCCGCCGGCGGGCTGGCCGCCTGCTACGTCAACCCCAACGTGCGGCCGGTCGACCGGGAGCACTTCGCGTTCCGGTTCGGCGCCGGGATCTTCTGCGGGGCGCTCGCGGTCGGCTGGCCGCACGTGCCGCCGCCGGACTGGGTGGGAGACACATCCTGA